From the genome of Streptomyces sp. NBC_01304:
CCCCCCGGCAGGTGTACCGACACTTGGTCGATACGATGACGGACGGCCGGTGGACCGTACCCGGCCGGGCCCGTCCGACAGAGAAGCCGGCAGGCCCCAATCCCCGCTCCCGGAGGGTTCTTCCGTGCCGGCTGGAACGCTGTACCGCGGCCGGGAAGGAATGTGGTCCTGGGTGGCTCATCGAGTCACCGGCGTCCTCATCTTCTTCTTCCTGTTCGTACACGTCCTCGACACCGCTCTCGTCCGCGTCTCCCCCGAGGCGTATGACGATGTCGTGGCCACCTACAAGACGCCGATCGTGGCACTGCTGGAATACGGCCTGGTCGCGGCCATCCTGTTCCACGCGCTCAACGGCCTGCGCATCATCGCCGTCGACTTCTGGTCGAAGGGCCCGCGCTACCAGAAGCAGATGCTCTGGACCGTGCTCGGCATCTGGATCGTGATGATGGCCATGGCCCTGTACCCGGTGCTCGGCCACGCCGTACGCGAAGTCTTCGGGAGCTGACGCCGATGTCTGCAGAGACCACCCCCGCAGGGTCCGTCGAGGTCGAGGCCGAGAACGTCTCCCTCTACGACGTGGACAACCCGGCCCCGCTCATCGAGGCGCCGCGCAAGCGCACCAAGAAGACGCCGAAGTCGACGCGTACGAACTTCGAGCTGTACGGCTGGCTGTTCATGCGCCTGTCCGGCATCGTGCTCGTCGTCCTGGTCCTCGGCCACCTGCTGATCCAGCTGGTGCTCGACGGCGGCGTGTCCAAGATCGGCTTCGCCTTCGTGGCCGGCCGCTGGGCCTCGCCGTGGTGGCAGGCCTGGGACCTGGTGATGCTGTGGCTGGCGATGCTGCACGGCGCCAACGGCCTGCGCACGATCATCAATGACTACGCCGAGCGCGACAACACGCGCTTCTGGCTGAAGATGCTCCTTTACACCGCCACGGTGTTCACCGTCCTGCTGGGCACGCTGGTGATCTTCACCTTCGACCCGAACATCCGCTAGGCCGACGGGACCGAGGGACCGAGGTAACTCACTCATGAAGATTCACAAGTACGACACCGTCATCGTCGGCGCCGGTGGCGCGGGCATGCGCGCGGCCATCGAGTCGACGAAGCGCTCCCGCACCGCGGTGCTCACCAAGCTCTACCCCACGCGTTCCCACACCGGTGCGGCGCAGGGCGGCATGGCCGCCGCGCTCGCCAACGTGGAAGAGGACAACTGGGAGTGGCACACCTTCGACACGATCAAGGGCGGCGACTACCTGGTCGACCAGGACGCCGCCGAGATCCTCGCGAAGGAGGCCATCGACGCGGTCCTCGACCTGGAGAAGATGGGCCTGCCCTTCGGCCGTACGCCCAAGGGTGAGATCGACCAGCGGCGTTTCGGCGGTCACTCCCGCAATCACGGCGAGGCCCCGGTCCGCCGTGCGTGCTACTCGGGCGACCGCACCGGCCACATGATCCTCCAGACGCTGTACCAGAACTGCATCAAGGAGGGCGTGGAGTTCTTCAACGAGTTCTACGTCCTCGACCAGCTCATCGTCGAGGAGGACGGCGTCAAGAAGAGCGCCGGCGTCGTCGCGTACGAGCTGGCCACCGGCGAGATCCACATCTTCCAGGCGAAGGCCGTGATCTACGCGTCCGGCGGCACCGGCAAGTTCTTCAAGGTGACCTCCAACGCGCACACCCTCACCGGCGACGGCCAGGCGGCCTGCTACCGGCGCGGACTGCCGCTCGAGGACATGGAATTCTTCCAGTTCCACCCGACCGGCATCTGGCGCATGGGCATCCTCCTTACGGAAGGCGCCCGCGGTGAGGGCGGCATCCTCCGCAACAAGGACGGCGAGCGCTTCATGGAGAAGTACGCGCCGGTCATGAAGGACCTCGCGTCCCGTGACGTCGTCTCGCGCTCCATCTACACCGAGATCCGTGAGGGCCGCGGCTGCGGCCCCGAGGGCGACCACGTCTACCTCGACCTCACGCACCTGCCGCCGGAGCAGCTGGACGCCAAGCTGCCGGACATCACCGAGTTCGCGCGTACGTACCTCGGTATCGAGCCGTACACGGACCCGATCCCGATCCAGCCGACGGCGCACTACGCGATGGGCGGCATCCCGACGAACGTCCAGGGTGAGGTCCTCGCGGACAACACCACGGTCGTGCCCGGTCTGTACGCCGCCGGCGAGGTTGCCTGTGTCTCCGTGCACGGCGCCAACCGTCTGGGCACCAACTCGCTGCTCGACATCAACGTCTTCGGCAAGCGCTCCGGTATCGCCGCCGCCGAGTACTCGGCCAAGGTCGACTACGTCGAGCTCCCGGAGAACCCGGCCGAGCAGGTCATCGAGCAGGTCGAGCGACTGCGCAACTCCACGGGCAACGAGCGGGTGGCCGACATCCGCAAGGAGCTGCAGGAGACCATGGACGCCAACGTCATGGTGTTCCGTACCGAGCAGACGATCAAGACCGCGGTCGAGAAGATCGGCGAGCTGCGCGACCGCTACCTGCGCGTGTCCGTCCAGGACAAGGGCAAGCGGTTCAACACCGACCTCCTGGAGGCCATCGAGCTGGGCAACCTGCTCGACCTGGCCGAGGTCATGGCGGTCTCCGCGCTGGCCCGCAAGGAGTCCCGCGGCGGTCACTACCGCGAGGACTTCCCCAACCGCGACGACGTCAACTTCATGCGCCACACCATGGCGTACCGCGAGGTCGCCGACGACGGCAAGGACTCGATCCGGCTCGACTACAAGCCGGTCGTCACGACCCGCTACCAGCCGATGGAGCGTAAGTACTGATGGCTACCCCGACCCTCGACAAGGAAGACGCCAAGCCCGAGGCAGGCTTCGCCGATTCCCCGTACATCACGGCCACTTTCCGCATCCGCCGGTTCAACCCGGAGATCTCCGACGAATCGGTGTGGGAAGACTTCCAGATCGAGATCGACCCGAAGGAGCGTGTCCTCGACGCCCTTCACAAGATCAAGTGGGACGTCGACGGCACGCTGACGTTCCGGCGCTCCTGCGCGCACGGCATCTGCGGCTCGGACGCCATGCGGATCAACGGCAAGAACCGCCTGGCCTGCAAGACGCTGATCAAGGACCTCAACCCGGAGAAGCCGATCACGGTCGAGGCCATCAAGGGCCTCACGGTCCTCAAGGACCTCGTGGTCGACATGGAGCCGTTCTTCCAGGCGTACCGCGACGTCATGCCGTTCCTCATCACCGAGGGCAACGAGCCGACGCGCGAGCGGCTGCAGTCCCCGGAGGACCGCGAGCGCTTCGACGACACCACCAAGTGCATCCTGTGCGCGGCGTGCACGTCGTCGTGCCCGGTGTTCTGGAACGACGGGCAGTACTTCGGCCCGGCCGCGATCGTCAACGCGCACCGCTTCATCTTCGACTCGCGTGACGAGGCGGGCGAGCAGCGCCTGGAGATCCTCAACGACAAGGACGGCGTGTGGCGTTGCCGCACGACGTTCAACTGCACGGACGCGTGCCCGCGTGGCATCGAGGTCACGAAGGCGATCCAGGAAGTGAAGCGGGCGCTGATCACGCGTCGCTTCTGAGCTTCCCGGTCGTACGTTCTCCACGTACGTTGCCCTCGTGGGTTCCGCACGTTCCGGAAGGCCCTGTCTCCCTTGTGGAGGCGGGGCCTTCCGCGTTGTGAAAGCATCGACGGGCAACGCACTTGGCGAAGAAGGAGTCGGGGGACATGAGCGAGCAGAATCCGAACGGGGCCGACGACTACAAGTGGGGGCCCGACCCGCAACAGCCCACCATGCCGGGCTACGGCTATCCGGGCCCCGCACAGCCCGGCTACGGCTACCCCGCCGGCGGGTACGGCCCGCCCGCGATGCCGCCCGTGGCCCAGCCCGGCGGCGGGGCCTACGGGACGCCGGCGCCCGGCGGCGGTGCGCCGTTGCTGTCGATCGGGGACATCACCGTCACCGGTGACTCGATCATCACGCCCGCGGGTCAACTGCCGCTCAAGGGCGCGATCTGGACGGCCACGGACATGTCCCGCACCGAGGAGAAGATCCCCACCCACGCGGTGGTCCTGGCGATCGTCTTCTTCATCTTCTGCCTGCTCGGTCTGCTCTTCCTCCTGATGAAGGAGAAGACCACCACCGGCTTCATCCAGGTGACGGTGACCAGCGGCGGCCGCCACCACTCCACGATGATCCCGGCGCAGGGGCCCCAGACCTTCCCCTGGGTGATGGGGCAGGTCAACTACGCGCGATCGCTGAGCGTCTGAGGCCGGTCGACGGCCGACCGCAGGCCAGTCGCAGGCCAAGGTCCCGGGATATCAGCCTTTTCGGGGCTAATCTGACGGTATGTCACTTCAGTTGCTCGGCTTCGACAACGTTCTGCTGCCCGTCGGCGATCTGGGCGCGGCCGTGGACTTCTACGAGCGCGCGGGCTTCCCGCTCGCCTTCCGCCTCGACGAGGCGGGCATCGCCCTGCTCAAGGTGGGCGAGGAGACCCCTGGCGTACTGCTGCGCGAGGAGGAGGGGCTGCTGCCCCGGCCGCCCGGCGACTGGGCGGTGCGCGTGTGGCTGGAGGTGCCGGACGCGCGGGCCGCAGGGCGGGAGTTGGCGGCGGCCGGGGTGGTGCCGGACGAGCCGATCTCCGTGTCGACGGGGTGGACGGTGGAGCTGGCGGATCCGTGGGGCAATGTCGTGGGCTTCACGGACTACCTGAAGCGGCCGTCGCTGGCGCGTACGCCGGTGGACGTACGGGAACCGGAGCCTGCCGCCGTATAGCGGACGGCCCTCGCGTTGGACTGCCCTCGTAGCGGACGGCCCCTGGTGCCCCGGCAGGGGCCCTAGCTCCCGCTCTCGACGAGCTGCGCCACGACCCTCAGCAGGAAGAAGCTGTGCAGGAGCAGCCCGGGCAGCACGGCCAGGCGCAGCTGCCACGGCGCACGGGTCAGCACACCGGCGGATATCCAGATCCCTGCGGCGGCGCAGAGGACCGACCCCACCACCATCCCGGAGCCGCCCACACTCCGGACCCCGGAGAGCGAGATGAGCACGTAGCCCAGCACGACCAGCCCGTACACCAGGCCGAGCCGCCGGCTCCACTTGCCCAGGCCGGGCACGGGCCCGGCGCCCGGAGGCGGGGGCTGGAGGTACTGGTACTGGGGGGTGGGGTACGTGGCCCACTGCTGCGGCGGTGGCTGCTGCTGCTGCCAGGGTTGGGGGGTCGGGGTCGGGTAGGACGCGGCGGCCGGTGTCGGTGGCGGCGTGGCGGGCATCTCGGGGACCGGGACCGCCTGCTCGGGCGTCATCTGCGTATAGAGCTTGGTCGCGCGCGGCGCGGGCGCCGGGCCCGTGCCGCCCGCGCGCAGCCGCTCGATCTCCTCGCGCATCTCGTCCGCGTCCGCGAACCGGTCGGCCGGCTCCTTCGCAAGGGCCCGCGAGACCAGCGCCTCGACCTCCGCCGGGACCTGCGCACCCCGCTCGCCCAGCGTCGGCGGCGGCTTCGTCACATGCTGGTAGCCGACCTGGAAGCCGGAGTCGGCGTCGAACGGCACGGCGCCCGTGAGCAGTTCGAAGAGGACGACGCCGAGCGAGTACAGGTCGGAGCGGCCGTCGATCCCGCGCCGGCCCTCGAACTGCTCGGGTGACATGTAGTGCGGCGTCCCGATCGCCGTGCCGGTCCGGGTGAGGGCCGCGCCCGGCGCCTCCAGGGCGTGCGCGATGCCGAAGTCCATCACCTTGACCGTGCCGTCCCTGCACACCATGACGTTCGCCGGTTTGATGTCGCGGTGCACCATGCCCCGGGCATGGCTCGCGGCGAGCGCCGCAAGGATCTCGGCGGTGATGCGGAGCGCCTGGTCGAGTCCGGCCCTGCTCGGGTCGGACGGCATGCGTGCGGCGAGGGTCTCGCCGTCGACGTACTCCATGACGAGATACGGCAGCGGACCGGCGGGCAGCGCTTCCTCGCGTACGTCGAACACGGCGACCACGTTCGGATGGCTGAGCCTGGCCACGGCGCGGGCCTCGCGGCGGAAGCGTTCGCGGCCGCTCGCCTCCGCGGCGAGCGCGGTGCTCATGGTCTTCACGGCGACGGTCCGCTCCAGCTCGGTGTCCTTCGCCCGGTAGACCGAGGCCATGCCGCCCCGGCCTATCTGCTCCTCGATCTCGTAGCGGCCGTCGTCCAGTAATCGGCCCGGCCCAAGACTCGTCGACATCGCCCGCCCCGCCTCCCCCGTCGCCCCCCGCCGGAGATCAGGCTACCGAGACCTGGGCCACACGGGCAGCGGCTTGAACGTGTTCAAAAACAGGTCTACAGTCCATGACAACAGCTTTTGAACGCGTTCAATGGGCGGGGAAAGCCGCAGACGAACGCATCCCGAAGGGGCGGAACCATGGACCTCACAGTCCTCGCATACGTCGTCTACCTGGCCATCAGCATCGGCCTCACCGTCTGGGTCGCCCGGACCCTCAGCCGCAACGGCAAGATCTTCCTCGCCGATGTGCTGCACGGGAACGAGAAGCTCGCGGACGCCGTGAACCACCTGCTCGTCGTCGGCTTCTACCT
Proteins encoded in this window:
- the sdhC gene encoding succinate dehydrogenase, cytochrome b556 subunit, translating into MPAGTLYRGREGMWSWVAHRVTGVLIFFFLFVHVLDTALVRVSPEAYDDVVATYKTPIVALLEYGLVAAILFHALNGLRIIAVDFWSKGPRYQKQMLWTVLGIWIVMMAMALYPVLGHAVREVFGS
- the sdhA gene encoding succinate dehydrogenase flavoprotein subunit — translated: MKIHKYDTVIVGAGGAGMRAAIESTKRSRTAVLTKLYPTRSHTGAAQGGMAAALANVEEDNWEWHTFDTIKGGDYLVDQDAAEILAKEAIDAVLDLEKMGLPFGRTPKGEIDQRRFGGHSRNHGEAPVRRACYSGDRTGHMILQTLYQNCIKEGVEFFNEFYVLDQLIVEEDGVKKSAGVVAYELATGEIHIFQAKAVIYASGGTGKFFKVTSNAHTLTGDGQAACYRRGLPLEDMEFFQFHPTGIWRMGILLTEGARGEGGILRNKDGERFMEKYAPVMKDLASRDVVSRSIYTEIREGRGCGPEGDHVYLDLTHLPPEQLDAKLPDITEFARTYLGIEPYTDPIPIQPTAHYAMGGIPTNVQGEVLADNTTVVPGLYAAGEVACVSVHGANRLGTNSLLDINVFGKRSGIAAAEYSAKVDYVELPENPAEQVIEQVERLRNSTGNERVADIRKELQETMDANVMVFRTEQTIKTAVEKIGELRDRYLRVSVQDKGKRFNTDLLEAIELGNLLDLAEVMAVSALARKESRGGHYREDFPNRDDVNFMRHTMAYREVADDGKDSIRLDYKPVVTTRYQPMERKY
- a CDS encoding succinate dehydrogenase hydrophobic membrane anchor subunit codes for the protein MSAETTPAGSVEVEAENVSLYDVDNPAPLIEAPRKRTKKTPKSTRTNFELYGWLFMRLSGIVLVVLVLGHLLIQLVLDGGVSKIGFAFVAGRWASPWWQAWDLVMLWLAMLHGANGLRTIINDYAERDNTRFWLKMLLYTATVFTVLLGTLVIFTFDPNIR
- a CDS encoding succinate dehydrogenase iron-sulfur subunit — protein: MATPTLDKEDAKPEAGFADSPYITATFRIRRFNPEISDESVWEDFQIEIDPKERVLDALHKIKWDVDGTLTFRRSCAHGICGSDAMRINGKNRLACKTLIKDLNPEKPITVEAIKGLTVLKDLVVDMEPFFQAYRDVMPFLITEGNEPTRERLQSPEDRERFDDTTKCILCAACTSSCPVFWNDGQYFGPAAIVNAHRFIFDSRDEAGEQRLEILNDKDGVWRCRTTFNCTDACPRGIEVTKAIQEVKRALITRRF
- a CDS encoding VOC family protein codes for the protein MSLQLLGFDNVLLPVGDLGAAVDFYERAGFPLAFRLDEAGIALLKVGEETPGVLLREEEGLLPRPPGDWAVRVWLEVPDARAAGRELAAAGVVPDEPISVSTGWTVELADPWGNVVGFTDYLKRPSLARTPVDVREPEPAAV
- a CDS encoding protein kinase domain-containing protein; this translates as MSTSLGPGRLLDDGRYEIEEQIGRGGMASVYRAKDTELERTVAVKTMSTALAAEASGRERFRREARAVARLSHPNVVAVFDVREEALPAGPLPYLVMEYVDGETLAARMPSDPSRAGLDQALRITAEILAALAASHARGMVHRDIKPANVMVCRDGTVKVMDFGIAHALEAPGAALTRTGTAIGTPHYMSPEQFEGRRGIDGRSDLYSLGVVLFELLTGAVPFDADSGFQVGYQHVTKPPPTLGERGAQVPAEVEALVSRALAKEPADRFADADEMREEIERLRAGGTGPAPAPRATKLYTQMTPEQAVPVPEMPATPPPTPAAASYPTPTPQPWQQQQPPPQQWATYPTPQYQYLQPPPPGAGPVPGLGKWSRRLGLVYGLVVLGYVLISLSGVRSVGGSGMVVGSVLCAAAGIWISAGVLTRAPWQLRLAVLPGLLLHSFFLLRVVAQLVESGS